In Garra rufa chromosome 15, GarRuf1.0, whole genome shotgun sequence, a single genomic region encodes these proteins:
- the znf608 gene encoding zinc finger protein 608 gives MSVSSSLQQRIKTHGADPDDSGDDWEIGVGNLIIDLDADLEKDRQRLEMNRVLSVKSAVEGREELEYNCAGAGAVFDGLTRASAASDQPFLCKEPKKFKLKRRNSSTDADRFPSLEIVSGIPKVCVSKRRGGEMNSAPAPVDSDEPAPPARARDGKKGKSQSKGLRREKDSARTRKDKPNDEFENGSALGATERGGMDAAAIVDHTDETSTDEHSLRTLSVKTRSVGTNTQEAEKALESSYMEPCQPGTSVNLEGIVWHETEEGVLVVNVTWRKRTYVGTLLDCTKHDWAPPRFCESPMSDSDMPYARGRGKRMRLAIPDQPTADPSLSKIRGLTHKRRGVGIGNKGRRGSLNLSGCRTPGYYAVEDIKSNPIMCGKRKGKAPADLDLSLVSEDIRNGNGKRIRAKSRSAPSTPQGKSDPVFLDQVCASPMLIDCPHPNCNKKYKHINGLRYHQSHAHLNTDSKQEFEVESEDRLSDFDEPLNSVPFDSSENVISKKPRSIYKLNALGSPKSRKALLNNESTPIANAKVRANVASKDGSIDDLSNLPLISNMSVVLENCLMTDRNASVEMPKLEAEGAIDKRDMCNKIKKEGFTERCLAKSRTNRLINATPAPPKLTAIPPAAFSTKVTEVTSLQASPTVALTKAKNLSLKPIKPKLDVIAQVNMANTTAVLSKDSKRKEKHRLKDRTCKDPRSPKSDPIYAKAEDTKSIGKDFPVSLLKEHLSKQDVVNGPSETQESRMASIRAEADKVYTFSDNAPSPSIGSSARMDCVPLTNGDGASAKTNSPAYSDISDAAEDGGSNSRSRRNSTQDSNSNTKIPSASMTPGKEVQSTTHGHAYDSHCIPGYMHSGQANSTSFHKVASPYGRTKDDLRDLNEEIKGSESSSHSSSQSQLQYAETHTALAQSLYYGQYSRGVSMDQKVLMMPSSHRPLSEACCEEMQYSKQSRNQGRRGSEQKERTKDEQKQFISSSQSIHKGANSVKISCAKPGFIYVELDKQLSFQQQQQQGKASHVGMSKEQGVLKESEELSLESSNSKSNVDTNVTFLNASESQSWSHSYQSKYAKPQNQEVNKISEEMSLSPDKAKDWHMPLEPESRLEAELQSVKCETEAEVTEESVRPEGDETAGETSEDSQNARGAASSPQQSFIQFQHSYPYLHLCETSSNAYRVMSPALVHNYPGFHYPLYGKTAGREDSDGAPSSKPVTDSTALELLSHPLLPYHGKSPVPGERGSPEQERETERERESVPFGRHLQAHHLTHLGMSYTLVSGQYDPFQGLSSAALVANQQVTTTQTCSSENDGKM, from the exons ATGTCAGTCAGTTCCTCCCTTCAGCAGAGAATCAAGACACACGGAGCGGATCCGGACGACAGCGGGGATGACTGGGAGATCGGCGTTGGGAATCTGATCATCGACCTGGACGCGGATTTGGAGAAGGATCGACAGAGATTGGAGATGAATCGCGTTTTGAGCGTTAAAAGCGCGGTGGAAGGTCGCGAAGAGCTCGAGTACAATTGCGCGGGCGCAGGCGCCGTGTTCGACGGCCTGACGCGAGCCTCCGCCGCTAGCGATCAGCCTTTCCTCTGCAAGGAGCCCAAGAAATTCAAGCTGAAACGACGGAATTCCTCCACGGACGCGGATCGGTTCCCGTCGCTGGAGATTGTGAGCGGCATTCCCAAAGTATGCGTCAGTAAGCGGCGCGGCGGAGAGATGAATTCAGCACCAGCGCCGGTGGACAGCGACGAGCCCGCGCCGCCCGCCCGAGCCAGAGACGGCAAGAAGGGCAAAAGCCAAAGCAAAGGACTGAGGAGAGAGAAAGACTCGGCGAGGACGCGGAAGGACAAGCCAAACGATGAATTTGAGAACGGAAGCGCCTTGGGAGCAACGGAGAGGGGCGGAATGGACGCGGCGGCTATTGTTGACCACACTGACGAAACGAGCACCGATGAGCACAGCCTGAGAACG TTGAGTGTTAAGACGCGGTCAGTTGGAACTAACACGCAGGAAGCCGAGAAAGCCCTCGAGTCCAGCTACATGGAGCCATGTCAACCGGGAACGAGCGTCAATCTAGAGGGTATTGTCTGGCATGAGACTGAGGAAG GGGTTCTAGTTGTGAATGTCACTTGGAGGAAAAGGACCTATGTGGGCACTCTGTTGGACTGTACCAAGCATGACTGGGCTCCGCCACG GTTTTGTGAATCGCCAATGAGTGACTCTGATATGCCTTACGCACGTGGACGCGGTAAACGGATGCGGCTGGCCATCCCAGATCAACCAACTGCCGACCCAAGCCTTTCCAAGATTCGAGGACTTACTCACAAGAGGCGCGGTGTGGGAATCGGCAACAAAGGAAGACGTGGAAGTCTGAACCTCAGTGGCTGTAGGACACCTGGATACTACGCCGTGGAGGACATCAAATCCAATCCAATCATGTGTGGAAAACGAAAAGGCAAAGCCCCAGCCGATTTAGATTTGAGCTTGGTCTCGGAGGACATTAGAAACGGGAATGGAAAAAGGATACGAGCCAAATCCAGAAGCGCTCCTTCCACTCCTCAGGGTAAATCCGACCCTGTCTTTCTCGATCAAGTTTGCGCATCTCCGATGCTAATAGACTGTCCGCATCCGAATTGCAACAAGAAGTACAAACATATCAACGGCCTCCGTTACCACCAATCACACGCTCACCTGAACACTGACAGCAAGCAAGAGTTTGAGGTGGAGAGCGAAGACAGGCTTTCAGATTTCGATGAACCGCTCAACTCGGTACCCTTTGATTCTTCAGAGAACGTAATTTCTAAGAAGCCCAGAAGCATTTATAAACTCAACGCACTTGGTTCTCCAAAGAGCAGGAAGGCATTGCTCAACAACGAAAGCACTCCCATAGCCAATGCAAAAGTAAGAGCGAATGTGGCAAGTAAAGACGGATCCATAGACGATCTGAGCAACCTCCCGCTCATTTCCAACATGTCCGTCGTGCTTGAGAACTGCCTCATGACAGATCGTAATGCTTCCGTTGAGATGCCTAAGCTGGAAGCAGAGGGTGCCATTGATAAGAGGGACATGTGTAACAAAATTAAGAAAGAAGGCTTTACAGAACGATGCCTAGCCAAGTCTCGAACCAACAGATTAATCAACGCAACCCCTGCTCCTCCAAAACTGACAGCTATCCCGCCTGCCGCATTTTCCACTAAAGTCACCGAAGTTACTTCTCTCCAGGCTTCTCCAACCGTTGCCCTCACGAAAGCCAAGAACCTCTCTCTGAAACCCATCAAGCCAAAGCTGGATGTTATTGCACAAGTCAACATGGCCAACACCACCGCAGTCCTGAGCAAAGACAGCAAGAGAAAGGAAAAGCATCGATTGAAGGATAGAACTTGCAAAGATCCACGCAGTCCCAAAAGTGACCCGATTTACGCAAAAGCTGAGGATACGAAGAGTATCGGGAAGGACTTTCCTGTGAGCCTCTTGAAAGAGCACTTGAGCAAGCAAGATGTTGTAAACGGTCCGAGCGAAACGCAAGAAAGCCGTATGGCGAGCATCAGAGCTGAGGCTGACAAGGTGTACACCTTTTCAGACAACGCACCGAGTCCTTCCATCGGGAGCTCTGCAAGAATGGACTGCGTCCCTCTTACGAATGGAGATGGAGCGAGTGCTAAAACCAACAGCCCGGCGTATTCCGACATATCCGACGCAGCTGAGGACGGCGGGTCAAACTCAAGATCTAGAAGGAACTCAACACAAGATTCAAACTCGAATACAAAAATTCCCTCAGCCTCCATGACTCCAGGAAAAGAGGTCCAGTCCACAACTCACGGCCATGCCTATGACTCCCATTGTATTCCAGGTTACATGCATTCTGGCCAAGCCAATTCCACTTCGTTCCATAAGGTGGCCTCGCCCTACGGTCGGACGAAGGATGATTTGAGAGATTTAAACGAGGAGATAAAAGGCTCAGAATCTTCTAGCCACTCAAGTTCTCAGTCACAGCTTCAATACGCCGAAACGCACACAGCGCTGGCTCAGTCTTTGTACTATGGACAGTACAGCCGGGGTGTTTCCATGGACCAGAAGGTTCTAATGATGCCCAGCAGCCACAGACCGCTCAGTGAGGCATGCTGTGAGGAAATGCAGTATAGCAAGCAGAGTCGAAATCAAGGTAGACGAGGATCTGAGCAGAAGGAACGAACAAAGGATGAGCAGAAACAGTTCATAAGCTCTTCTCAGTCGATTCATAAAGGGGCGAACTCTGTTAAGATTAGCTGTGCGAAACCTGGCTTCATCTATGTGGAGTTGGACAAGCAGTTGTCGTttcaacagcagcagcaacaggGGAAAGCGTCCCATGTCGGCATGTCAAAAGAACAAGGGGTCCTCAAGGAATCTGAAGAGCTCAGTTTGGAGAGTTCAAACTCAAAATCAAATGTGGACACAAATGTAACATTTCTAAAT GCTTCAGAATCTCAGTCCTGGAGCCACTCTTATCAGTCCAAATATGCGAAGCCGCAAAATCAAGAGGTCAACAAGATCTCTGAGGAAATGAGTCTGAGTCCAGACAAGGCGAAAGACTGGCACATGCCCCTAGAGCCCGAGTCCAGGCTGGAGGCCGAACTCCAGAGCGTCAAGTGTGAGACGGAGGCCGAGGTCACCGAGGAAAGCGTCAGACCGGAGGGAGACGAGACGGCGGGCGAGACGTCCGAAGACTCGCAGAATGCGAGAGGGGCCGCGTCGTCACCCCAGCAGTCCTTCATTCAGTTTCAGCACTCCTACCCCTATTTGCACCTGTGTGAGACCAGCAGCAATGCTTACAGAGTGATGTCTCCGGCTCTGGTGCACAATTACCCAG GTTTCCATTATCCTCTGTATGGAAAAACGGCAGGGAGAGAGGATTCAGACGGTGCTCCAAGCAGCAAACCCGTGACTGATTCGACAGCATTAGAGCTTCTGTCACATCCTCTCCTGCCGTATCACGGCAAATCTCCTGTT